From Cotesia glomerata isolate CgM1 linkage group LG2, MPM_Cglom_v2.3, whole genome shotgun sequence, a single genomic window includes:
- the LOC123260103 gene encoding uncharacterized protein LOC123260103: protein MTSASKTLEWLKLEIIPEVLKILNKNNDQIESISTSSNDTYALSEVNFIDIVFTNYETLNLVIKSPPLVKNHLVQFNIRQIYTNEIIFYKLFAKNALKGIPKFYYGSVKDPIEKSVIVLENVTEKGFKLCPTVFDMPFWYVISAVRELGYFHGTYYAFKERELDKFMKIVNGIKEAWFIDGNFVSNVIKTVGSRPVEWLRKIDYDDNFCKKMEHHLSDAFSTIMLDAIKPVEPLATLCHGDFTRSNMLFRRACGINGNDNDDDHDHGKEEKEKRLEVMLIDFGMMRYTSPSIDLSTFLYLSVFSEDRKNRFDEIFRAYHDALLDYLGKAGLIDLGRYSSEKMLEDYKRRAAYGFIVALYFLPVLHGLCDDPDRNNEAAVPDGREFGLIAKLAGGDAMSAVFGDMLLELRDTGCLDHLL, encoded by the coding sequence TGAATCGATATCCACTTCTAGCAACGATACCTACGCATTATCAGAGGTCAATTTTATAGACATAGTGTTCACTAACTACGAAACGCTTAATTTAGTGATAAAGAGCCCTCCTCTTGTAAAAAACCACTTAGTACAGTTCAATATTAGGCAAATTTATACTaatgaaatcattttttacaaacttttTGCCAAAAATGCCTTGAAGGGAATTCCCAAATTTTATTACGGCTCTGTTAAAGATCcaattgaaaaaagtgttatCGTCCTGGAGAATGTCACTGAAAAAGGCTTCAAATTGTGCCCCACTGTTTTTGACATGCCTTTTTGGTATGTAATTAGCGCTGTACGCGAACTGGGGTATTTTCATGGTACGTATTATGCATTCAAGGAACGTGAGttagataaatttatgaaaatagtTAACGGTATCAAAGAAGCCTGGTTTATTGATGGAAATTTTGTGTCTAATGTTATAAAGACAGTTGGAAGCCGACCGGTCGAGTGGTTGCGGAAAATTGACTATGATGATAATTTCTGCAAGAAAATGGAACATCACTTGAGTGATGCATTTAGTACGATAATGCTCGATGCTATAAAACCTGTTGAACCACTAGCTACTTTGTGCCACGGGGATTTCACACGGAGTAATATGCTTTTTCGTAGAGCATGTGGTATTAATGGTAacgataatgatgatgatcatGATCATGGTAAGGAGGAAAAGGAGAAGAGGTTAGAGGTAATGTTAATAGACTTTGGCATGATGAGATACACGTCGCCATCCATTGACCTTTCGACTTTTCTCTACCTCAGTGTCTTCTCAGAGGACAGGAAAAATAGGTTCGATGAGATATTCCGAGCTTATCACGACGCACTACTGGATTATCTTGGGAAAGCTGGGTTAATTGACCTAGGCCGGTACTCTTCCGAGAAGATGCTCGAGGATTATAAGCGACGGGCTGCTTACGGATTTATTGTTGCATTATACTTTCTGCCCGTTTTGCACGGGCTCTGTGATGACCCAGATCGAAACAATGAGGCTGCAGTGCCGGATGGGAGAGAGTTCGGATTGATTGCAAAGCTCGCGGGTGGTGATGCTATGTCAGCTGTGTTTGGTGATATGTTGCTTGAATTAAGAGACACTGGCTGCTTAGATCatcttctttaa